ACGGGAAGCCGGGTTCACGTTTCCACCAACCGCGGCCAATCCTTTATTCCGACGTCCTTGTTCTCCAACGGAATCGGAAACCTGTCGGGACTGTCCACTCATCCCCTCGAGGATTCAACAGCTTTTGCCCTGTTTTCGGTACAAGGGTACCCCAAAATCCTGCGCACAAGAAATCTGGGCCAATCGTGGGAAGATCTGTCTGGATTTGTGAACGGAAAATCGACCCGGGGATTCCCCGATGTGGCCGTTTACAGCCTGATTGTGCTGCCACATCAGCCCCAGGAAATCTGGGCTGGTACCGAAATCGGTATTTTCAGATCGGCTGATTCCGGAAATTCCTGGTCTCTGCTGAATGGAAACCTTCCGGCAGTGGCGGTCTGGGATATGAAAGTGGTGGATGATCAGGTGGTGATCGCCACCCATGGTCGCGGCATCTGGACCTGCACCATTCCTGAACTGACCACGGTTCCGCTGCCTGTCCGTGTGGTTGAACCGGTTCTGAAAAATTTCATGCGCAATTTTCTGACCCAGATCTCATTCGATCTTCAAACAAGGTCGGTTTTCGATTCGGTGGTGGTCTTTTCGGGTGATAAACACCTGGTCTCTGTTCAGTCTCCCGATACCGGTACGGTCACCATTTCCCTGCGCGGATTTACTCATGAGTCCGTTCAGCTGAATGCCACTGGTTTCGCTGGTGGCTGGGCTTACCCGGCTTCATCCGTTCAGGTTCCGGCATCCTCTTTTAAAAAGCCGGTTTCTATGTACAGTAACCTGTTTAATACCACCAGTCAGTCGTTTGAATTTACCATATCTCAGACCAACGGCACGAATGACTTTTCGGTTGCCATGCCTGCCGGATTCAGTTCCAGGGCTTTCGGCAGCAGACATCCCTATGCCAATAACAAAACCTACCTGGCCACCCTCAAGACACCGATTGTGGTTAAAGAGTCGGGGACAGAAATCACGTGGAAGGAAATTGCCATCCTGGAACCCTACAAAACCGGACCAGGCAATACTGCCACCGGTGATTACGTGATTCTGGAAGGAACCACCGACGGTGAAACGTGGCTTCCTGTCACCAATCCGGTCAGTGCGGCCAATGATCCATCCTGGGAAAGTACCTGGCAGCCGAACGGAAACACGGCTCCTTACAGTTACCAGTACCGGGCGGTTACGGCCGATCTGTCCGGTCCATTTTCAGCAGGAGATACTGTGGTTCTGCGGTGGAGAGTCACCACCGATGCGGTCAACACCGGCTGGGGTTGGATTATGGATGATCTGGCCATTCAATCGGGGGAAACCAGCGTGGAAACAGAAGAGCTTCCTGCCGGAATCAGTATGCAGGCGCCGTACCCGAATCCGTTTAATCCCGAAGCCACCATCCGGTTATTTGTAACCAAACCCGGTTATTGCCGTCTGGAGGTATTTGATCTGAATGGCCGGCTGGTCCGGACCCTGCTGGGACAAACCATGGCCGCGGGCATTCATCCGGTCAGGGTGGATGGAACCGGATTGGCGAGCGGAACGTATCTGATCCGGTTGACAGGAGATACCCGGCCCCAGACTTTCAAGCTGACGCTTATCCGCTGAACTGGGTTACAGCCAGCGTATGATTTTTTTCAGCAGCCATTCCTGCCAGGGTCGGTAAGGCGGGTAGAACAACCTGATGGTGGTCAGACCACTGCGTTGCCTGAATACGGCCCGTTCGTTCGAAAACGCCAGGAATCCCCATTTTCCGTGGGCTTTTCCGAATCCGGATTCATTGATACCGCCAAAGGGGAGACCGTTGTGCGAAAAATGAATAACGGTCTCATTTAACCCGACAGTGCCCGACCGGGTATGACTCATGTGTTGTCTGATCATGGCGGCTTCCCGGCTGAACAGGTACAGACTCAAAGGCACCGGTAGGTGATACAGGTGATCATAAATCTGCTTCCAGGATTTAACCGGAACAATGGCCAGAACCGGGCCGAAAATTTCCTGCCGGATCACCGGTGCATCAAGGGGGACATCGGTTAAAATTGTGGGTTCAATAAACCGGTCGTGTTCAGAGCCGTTTCCGCCCGTTACCAGATGGGCGCCACGTGCGACCGATTCCTGAATGAGTGACAGGATACGGGCGGTATGATTTGCGGTGACCACACGTCCGTAATCGGGATTTGTGGCTGGTGACCCCGGGTAAAAGGTATTCAGGGTACGGGTCAGTTCCGCGATCAGGTCAGGAATCACTGCTTCTTCTGCATAAACCGTATTGATGGAGACACAGGCCTGCCCGTTATTTACCCACTTACCCCAGGCAAGCCTCTGGGCCGTTTCCTTCAGATTGGCCGACCGATCCACCAGGGCCGGATTCATTCCTCCCAATTCGAGGGTAACCGGTGTCAGCCGGCGGGCTGCGGTTTCCATGATGGAAGACCCGACCAAGGTGCCACCCGTAAAGAAAATGTGATCGACGGGAAGGGAAACCAGTTGGCGAGACACGTCGGCTCCCCCCTGAACAACCATCACTTCGCGCGGATCGAACAGATGGCCGGCCATGGTGGTCAGCAATTCCGACGTCCGGGGAGCAAGTTCAGAAGGTTTTAGTATACAGCAATTCCCGGCAGCAATGGCCGATACCAGCGGTTCAATCATCAGTAAAACCGGGAAATTCCACGGGCTGATAATCAGAGAGACGCCCCGTGGTTCCTGAACCACCCACCCGGAAGCACCAAGCTGTACCAGCGGAGTGGCAACCCGCTGTGGTTTCATCCACGATGCCAGATGTCTTCGGGTATGATTGATGGCCTGAACAGTCGAAAGAATGTTTAACAGCAGTCCTTCGGTCCGGGGAATTCCAATATCGCCCTGAATTGCTTCGGTCAGATCATCCTGATGATCGATGAGCCACCGTTTGATGGAAGCCAGTTTTTTCTTTCTGGATCGTTCAGAGGAATGCCGGACCTTTTCACGGTGAAAGGTCTTCATGGCTTCCAGATGAACAGCCATCTGGTCGGGGGAGTAAGGGGGAAGGCTCATGGTAAAAGGGGCTATCGCCGGGTAATGGCCAGAGAGAAAGCGGTCGTCAGTTTCAGAATGTCTGTATTCGCTTTCTGTAACCGGGTGGCCATGGTTCTGGCAATATTGAGCATCACGTGGTAGCCGATTTCTGAATCCTGATCGGCCAGCACCAGAAAATCGTGTCGCTTGATCACTCCCACCAGCACATGGGTCAGCGTTGAAACCGTGGCTGTCCGCTTGGCCTGCTCATCAAACAGACTCAGCTCACCAATAAAGGGTTTAAAGGAACCATTCAGACGGATCAGGGATTTTTCAGGAGCCTGAAATCCCTGTGCGGGTAACATGGTCATCATCTTGGTGATTTCGACTTCCCCTTTTAACAGCAGATAGACACAATCGCCATACTCTCCGTCCAGAATCAGTTTAACGCCGGGTTCATAGGTTTCGTAGGAAATAATGGCCAGCAGTTTCTCCAGTTTACTGTCATCCAGTCCATGAAACATGGGAATCTGCCGCAAATCTTCAACGGTTAAACGTGCCTGCATATCAACCTCCGATGACCAGAGCCAGGTCATTGGCTTCTATGACGTAGGACAGGGTCGGATTCAGATTCAGACGTATCTGATCAGCCTTGTCTTCTGTAAATCCGGCCTCCCTGAATTTTTTCTGAATGAACTGATCCAGTGCCGACATGTCATTGCTGAGCAGGGATTCCAGATTCAGATCGGCTTCCTGTGACATAAATCCGATGACAAGCAGATTGTGTTCGGCCTTAAAGTGTGTCAGAAGATCCCCATAGGTCTTACCGACCAGGGTTCGTGGAATCTCATGGGTCTTCAGGTGATTGTTTTTATCGAGCGAAAGCATGGCCTTCACCGTTTGCGTGGTCCCCGGCTGGAGGATAAAGGATGCCATCATCTCACCGCTGAATTCATCGCTGAGCAGAAATCCGTCCACGCCGGCCCGCTTCAGATGCTGAATCAGGTCGGGGTCCGATACGTGCGCAAAAATTTTAACATCCGGATTCATCTGCCGGGCCGACATGACAGTCATCAGGGTCATTTCATCGAGCCGCGACCCCGATTTGTGGTGACTTTTATCGGGCAAAATCAGAACAGCGTGTGCTGTTTTTATCTGGGCCTTTTCCAGAAAGACTTCAGAGAATTGATTGCCCCTGACAAACTGCACACCTGCTTTCGAAAATTCGGAAAGAATGACATCGATGCCATCCTGTTCATAGTCATTCAGCAGCACAACCGGCGTTCCCGGACTGTTCGTAGCGATTGAACGGATCACCCGGGGAAGGGTTTGGTAATATCCGCAGACGATAATGTGGTTTTTTGCCTTGATGGTCATAAGTCCCCGTTGTGTTTGGATTTTTCTAGAGACCAGAATTGAGGAAATGGAAGCTGTCAGCAGGGAAATAACCACGATACCTGCCAGCATCATGGCTCCGGCCACCAAACGACCCCACCCTGTCTGGGGAGTAATATCACCATAACCCGTCGTGGTGACGGTCACAATCGCCCACCAGATGGAATCGGTGTAGTTGATAAAAGCCGGATTGCTGGTCAGCTCAAACAGGTGAACAGTGATTCCGCCTGCAACAATGAGAACCATGATCCCGATCGAGGCCTTATAAATCTCATCGGGCAGGTCCTGCAGAAGGGACTTGATAATTCGTTGAATACCAGCCAGAAACTGGCGGATTCCGTTCATGGTTTACAGATGGTCTTCGGTGTAGGGAAATTCGCTGAGCAGATGGTCAATGATTTCCTGGTGATCAAAGGCCAGAACCGGCAATTTGCTGACCGGGTACCACCGGGCATTGGCAGCATCATCACCTGCCCGGGTCTCGGCCTCTGCATGTTCCCAATCGATGCGGCCGATGAATAAAACTGTGATCACCCGTCCGCGGGGATCTCTGCCGGGATCGCCATACGTCCAGAAAGGCTCGATCCCCACATCATGAATTCCGGTTTCTTCCTTCAGCTCACGCAGGGCCGATTGTTCCAGGGTTTCTTCCATGTCAATAAATCCGCCGGGCAGGGCCCAGTGGTATTTAAAAGGCTCATTTTTCCGTTCGATGAGAAGCACATGCCACTGTGAATCCTTGTGGGTAAACAAGGCCACATCAACTGTGACCATCGGACGTGGAAAATCGTAGGTAAAGGTTTGCTTAGGGTTTTGCATTCAGCACCTCGGCCAATTGATTAAGGAAAGAGGGGTTCGAGTCGGTCACCTGCACCCTGATGGGTTCTGGTGCCTTCGTGTCCTGAAAGGCGGTAAACAGCTGAAAACTGAGTCGCCGGTAAGGAATTTTATAGGAAGCAGCCTGCAATGAATGAAGCGAGAGAACCTGAACCTTTTCGCTGATGGCTGCATTCAGCAGGGTTTTTAACGCCATGGCCACCGTTTCAGGGCGGGTATCGGTGAGCTGCCAGTGGTAAATGGAAGCAATACGGCGCATGGCCAACCGGTAACTGCCTGTGATGAACGGCGTGATATCCTCCTTTTTCCGGTTGATTTCACGCTCAAGATCCTTTCCGCCGTTTGCCATGATCTGCCGGGGAAGACCGCTGTTGTGGCGGTCTCCCGGCCGGCAGGGGCAAATCAGCAGATCGGTGGGTACAGTCAGCACATCGCCCGGTGAGAGGGTGATGATCCAGTTACCGATCCGGGTAGTCCGGGTGGTTACCTCGGTTTCAGTCAATGATGTTCAACCGATTCTGCGGCCGGTTTGTCACCATAATCCTTGTGGGGTGCATGGGGTTGCCATCCATAAGTGAAGAGGAGAATAAAGAAACCAATGACGTATGCGGCAGCAACAAACCAACCATGTTTGATCCAGGCGGCGACCGATTTGGCTTGCGGAAATTTGTTCGAAATGGCCACACCGGCAGAGGAACCAAACCAGATCATCGATCCGCCATATCCAACTGCATAAGCAAGCATTCCCCAGTCATATCCACCCTGATCCAATGCCAGCTTGGTGAGAGGAATATTA
The window above is part of the Bacteroidota bacterium genome. Proteins encoded here:
- a CDS encoding NUDIX hydrolase, which produces MQNPKQTFTYDFPRPMVTVDVALFTHKDSQWHVLLIERKNEPFKYHWALPGGFIDMEETLEQSALRELKEETGIHDVGIEPFWTYGDPGRDPRGRVITVLFIGRIDWEHAEAETRAGDDAANARWYPVSKLPVLAFDHQEIIDHLLSEFPYTEDHL
- a CDS encoding NAD-binding protein gives rise to the protein MNGIRQFLAGIQRIIKSLLQDLPDEIYKASIGIMVLIVAGGITVHLFELTSNPAFINYTDSIWWAIVTVTTTGYGDITPQTGWGRLVAGAMMLAGIVVISLLTASISSILVSRKIQTQRGLMTIKAKNHIIVCGYYQTLPRVIRSIATNSPGTPVVLLNDYEQDGIDVILSEFSKAGVQFVRGNQFSEVFLEKAQIKTAHAVLILPDKSHHKSGSRLDEMTLMTVMSARQMNPDVKIFAHVSDPDLIQHLKRAGVDGFLLSDEFSGEMMASFILQPGTTQTVKAMLSLDKNNHLKTHEIPRTLVGKTYGDLLTHFKAEHNLLVIGFMSQEADLNLESLLSNDMSALDQFIQKKFREAGFTEDKADQIRLNLNPTLSYVIEANDLALVIGG
- a CDS encoding aldehyde dehydrogenase family protein, with amino-acid sequence MSLPPYSPDQMAVHLEAMKTFHREKVRHSSERSRKKKLASIKRWLIDHQDDLTEAIQGDIGIPRTEGLLLNILSTVQAINHTRRHLASWMKPQRVATPLVQLGASGWVVQEPRGVSLIISPWNFPVLLMIEPLVSAIAAGNCCILKPSELAPRTSELLTTMAGHLFDPREVMVVQGGADVSRQLVSLPVDHIFFTGGTLVGSSIMETAARRLTPVTLELGGMNPALVDRSANLKETAQRLAWGKWVNNGQACVSINTVYAEEAVIPDLIAELTRTLNTFYPGSPATNPDYGRVVTANHTARILSLIQESVARGAHLVTGGNGSEHDRFIEPTILTDVPLDAPVIRQEIFGPVLAIVPVKSWKQIYDHLYHLPVPLSLYLFSREAAMIRQHMSHTRSGTVGLNETVIHFSHNGLPFGGINESGFGKAHGKWGFLAFSNERAVFRQRSGLTTIRLFYPPYRPWQEWLLKKIIRWL
- a CDS encoding cyclic nucleotide-binding domain-containing protein; the encoded protein is MQARLTVEDLRQIPMFHGLDDSKLEKLLAIISYETYEPGVKLILDGEYGDCVYLLLKGEVEITKMMTMLPAQGFQAPEKSLIRLNGSFKPFIGELSLFDEQAKRTATVSTLTHVLVGVIKRHDFLVLADQDSEIGYHVMLNIARTMATRLQKANTDILKLTTAFSLAITRR